The following are encoded in a window of Fulvia fulva chromosome 7, complete sequence genomic DNA:
- a CDS encoding Endo-1,4-beta-xylanase B, with product MVSFTTVLLAAATAMSAAAHSVEESETIKKIPTILSKRQGLATGQGTSNGWFYSWWADTTGSHVYNNGAGGSYDITWSGSGNLVGGKGYRTGAARTITYSASFNPTNNGNAYLTVYGWTRSPLIEYYILENIGEYNPCSGKTILGTVSSDGGVYDVCKNTRRNAPSIDGTATFEQFISVRRSKRSSGSVTTGNHFEKWEQLGLTLGTSFNYQIMAVEGYHSAGSASVTVS from the exons ATGGTTTCCTTCACTACTGTCCTCCTAGCCGCCGCCACTGCCATGAGCGCAGCAGCGCACTCAGTTGAAGAGTCTGAGACCATCAAGAAGATCCCCACCATCCTCTCCAAACGTCAAGGCCTGGCGACGGGTCAAGGCACATCAAATGGCTGGTTCTACTCCTGGTGGGCCGACACCACTGGCTCGCACGTTTACAACAACGGTGCAGGTGGCTCTTACGATATTACCTGGTCTGGCTCTGGTAATCTTGTAGGCGGGAAGGGATATCGGACTGGTGCTGCTCG CACCATAACCTACTCCGCCTCCTTCAACCCCACAAACAACGGCAACGCCTACCTGACCGTCTACGGCTGGACACGCTCTCCCCTCATCGAGTACTACATTCTCGAAAACATCGGCGAATACAACCCCTGCAGTGGCAAGACCATCCTTGGCACAGTGTCGAGTGATGGGGGTGTATATGATGTTTGCAAGAATACCCGCAGGAACGCGCCGAGTATCGACGGGACTGCGACGTTTGAGCAGTTCATTAGTGTGAGGAGGAGTAAGAGGTCGAGCGGAAGTGTGACGACGGGGAACCATTTTGAGAAGTGGGAGCAGCTTGGGTTGACGTTGGGGACGAGTTTTAATTATCAGATTATGGCGGTTGAGGGGTATCATAGTGCGGGTTCT